The Burkholderia ubonensis genome has a window encoding:
- a CDS encoding glycosyltransferase family 4 protein, translating to MTPTKVHVHLFYGADPRTYRKGDDIGCLYGYHHAESDEFTLTYSQDARESRVVGFARRALKAALGFDVVHAWRNRAALIGTDVIWTHTEQEHLAASLILKLAGERGKRPLLLAQSVWLYDKWSGYGRLRRWLYRKLLARADVLTTLARDNAQLCRRYLHRDALFVHYGLNTQDFPIAEPRQWTPSRPLRIAAIGNDRDRDWRTFLAAFGGDDRYDVRLATRRRVPREWRAPNVTIGSASGLAKQHELYAWADVIVVPLRPNYHASGITVMLEAAAVGKPMIVSDVGGLVDYFPHDTAAYVPPFDAQAMRQAADGFAADPRRALATAQAAAARLRERDLTTQAFAAQHVRITRDLLRQRRTPAAAGMALPLADSQPSSR from the coding sequence ATGACTCCCACGAAAGTGCACGTCCATCTGTTTTACGGCGCCGATCCGCGCACGTACCGCAAAGGCGACGACATCGGCTGCCTGTACGGCTATCACCACGCCGAATCGGACGAATTCACGCTGACCTATTCGCAGGACGCGCGCGAGAGCCGCGTGGTCGGCTTCGCGCGCCGCGCGCTGAAGGCGGCGCTCGGCTTCGACGTCGTGCATGCGTGGCGCAACCGCGCCGCGCTGATCGGCACCGACGTGATCTGGACGCACACCGAGCAGGAGCACCTCGCCGCGTCGCTGATCCTGAAGCTGGCGGGCGAGCGGGGCAAGCGTCCACTGCTGCTCGCGCAGAGCGTGTGGCTGTACGACAAATGGAGCGGCTACGGCCGCCTGCGCCGCTGGCTGTATCGCAAGCTGCTCGCGCGCGCCGACGTGCTGACGACGCTCGCGCGCGACAACGCCCAGCTGTGCCGCCGCTATCTGCATCGCGACGCGCTGTTCGTCCATTACGGGCTCAACACGCAGGATTTCCCGATCGCCGAGCCGCGGCAATGGACGCCGAGCCGGCCGCTGCGCATCGCGGCGATCGGCAACGACCGCGATCGCGACTGGCGCACCTTCCTCGCCGCGTTCGGCGGCGACGACCGCTACGACGTGCGGCTCGCGACGCGCCGGCGCGTGCCGCGCGAATGGCGCGCGCCGAACGTGACGATCGGCTCGGCGTCCGGGCTCGCGAAGCAGCACGAGCTGTATGCGTGGGCCGACGTGATCGTCGTGCCGCTGCGGCCGAACTACCATGCGTCGGGCATCACGGTGATGCTCGAGGCGGCCGCGGTCGGCAAGCCGATGATCGTGTCCGACGTCGGCGGGCTCGTCGACTACTTCCCGCACGATACGGCCGCCTACGTGCCGCCGTTCGATGCGCAGGCGATGCGCCAGGCGGCCGACGGCTTCGCGGCGGACCCGCGCCGCGCGCTCGCGACCGCGCAGGCCGCGGCTGCGCGGCTGCGCGAGCGTGACCTGACGACGCAGGCGTTCGCCGCGCAGCACGTGCGGATCACGCGCGACCTGCTGCGCCAGCGCCGCACGCCGGCGGCGGCCGGCATGGCGCTGCCGCTCGCGGATTCGCAGCCTTCGTCGCGATGA